Proteins from a genomic interval of Gordonia sp. SL306:
- a CDS encoding TetR family transcriptional regulator — protein sequence MATPTTAPGVSPGRRIGLREKNKIRTRKAIREAAMGLFAEHGYTQTTVEQIAREAEVSHTTFFRYFASKEQVVISDDLEEARAAATAAIPPGLGHFDLLRRLVTDLFQIGTTDDWASNTERMRLIQSEPVLRTAYQIESDRAISEATDFFAEYTGKTVDDFRLRVFIAAAGGVMFHFAQSDDLADDELLRGLLEAIDLLEQGLPL from the coding sequence ATGGCCACACCGACGACGGCCCCGGGCGTCAGTCCGGGGCGTCGCATCGGGTTGCGGGAGAAGAACAAGATCCGCACCCGCAAGGCGATCCGCGAGGCGGCGATGGGGCTCTTCGCCGAGCACGGTTACACGCAGACCACCGTCGAACAGATCGCCCGTGAGGCCGAGGTCTCCCACACCACCTTCTTCAGGTATTTCGCATCGAAAGAACAGGTGGTCATCTCCGACGACCTCGAGGAGGCGAGGGCCGCGGCGACCGCCGCGATTCCCCCGGGCCTCGGGCATTTCGACCTCTTGCGCCGATTGGTGACCGATCTGTTCCAGATCGGTACCACCGACGACTGGGCCAGCAACACCGAACGGATGCGTCTGATCCAGTCCGAACCGGTCCTGCGCACCGCGTATCAGATCGAATCCGACCGGGCGATCTCCGAGGCGACGGACTTCTTCGCGGAGTACACCGGCAAGACCGTCGACGACTTCCGGCTGCGGGTGTTCATCGCCGCGGCCGGCGGGGTGATGTTCCATTTCGCCCAGTCCGACGACCTGGCCGACGATGAGCTACTGCGAGGATTGCTGGAGGCCATCGACCTGCTGGAACAGGGCCTGCCTCTCTAG
- a CDS encoding mycofactocin-coupled SDR family oxidoreductase has translation MGRLDNKVAFITGAARGQGRAHAVRLAGEGAQIIGVDIAGPLPGVPYDPATQADLDETGRLVEEQGSKAHLVRCDVRDLDELKAAVDDGVSAFGGLDIAVANAGICIPETWDEVTPTSFRDTMDINVIGAWNTVTATAHHLIERGGGSIILTSSFAGKKMQPFMVHYTTSKHALVGMTRAFAAELGNHSVRVNSIHPGAVATPMGSGQMVARIEETNAANPRLAGMGMTFLNQFVAEADEIANVVAFLASDESKFITAEHISIDGGAQYF, from the coding sequence ATGGGACGTCTCGACAACAAGGTCGCTTTCATCACGGGTGCCGCCAGGGGCCAGGGGCGCGCCCATGCGGTTCGGCTGGCGGGCGAGGGCGCGCAGATCATCGGTGTCGACATCGCGGGACCGCTGCCCGGCGTGCCGTACGACCCGGCGACCCAGGCGGATCTCGACGAGACCGGCCGGCTCGTCGAGGAGCAGGGGTCGAAAGCGCATCTCGTCCGCTGTGATGTGCGGGACCTCGACGAGTTGAAGGCAGCCGTCGACGACGGCGTCTCCGCGTTCGGTGGTCTCGACATCGCGGTGGCGAACGCGGGTATCTGCATCCCGGAGACATGGGACGAGGTGACTCCCACCAGCTTCCGCGACACCATGGACATCAACGTGATCGGCGCGTGGAACACGGTGACCGCAACCGCGCATCACCTGATCGAGCGAGGTGGCGGCTCGATCATCCTGACCAGCTCGTTTGCCGGAAAGAAGATGCAGCCGTTCATGGTTCACTACACCACCAGCAAACACGCGCTGGTCGGGATGACGAGGGCCTTCGCCGCCGAACTCGGGAACCACAGCGTCCGGGTGAACAGCATCCATCCCGGAGCGGTGGCGACGCCGATGGGGTCGGGTCAGATGGTCGCCCGGATCGAAGAGACCAACGCGGCCAACCCGCGACTGGCCGGGATGGGTATGACCTTCCTGAACCAGTTCGTCGCCGAGGCCGACGAGATCGCCAATGTGGTCGCGTTCCTCGCCTCGGACGAGTCGAAGTTCATCACGGCCGAACACATCTCGATCGACGGTGGCGCGCAGTACTTCTGA